One Pyrus communis chromosome 13, drPyrComm1.1, whole genome shotgun sequence genomic window carries:
- the LOC137712507 gene encoding polyadenylate-binding protein-interacting protein 11-like produces the protein MAVVENAGVELGKSVGSNTANRNPETSTTPQDGGAVAASNDQDLSKLSNAGAPLRHRIDQSMYVMVTPPPNGNINGNGQVAAAQRGSFDHVANHHHQQQRSNGGDFQMSNGDHHHDVDRDMRELRELFSKLNPMAEEFVPPSLANGHGLNAGFVNMALMMQNGNRNGQANGFLGRRRNNQGKRRINSRTSQAQREDRIRRTVYVSDIDQQVTEEQLAALFVTCGQVVDCRICGDPNSVLRFAFIEFTDEDGARAALSLAGTMLGFYPVRVLPSKTAIAPVNPTFLPRTEDEREMCARTIYCTNIDKKVTQADVKLFFESVCGEVYRLRLLGDYHHSTRIAFVEFVMAESAIAALNCSGVVLGSLPIRVSPSKTPVRPRAPRLPIH, from the exons ATGATCAGGATCTGTCCAAGCTCAGCAACGCCGGCGCCCCTTTACGGCACCGCATCGATCAGAGCATGTACGTGATGGTCACCCCGCCCCCCAACGGCAACATCAACGGCAACGGCCAGGTGGCGGCGGCTCAGCGGGGGAGCTTTGATCACGTGGCGAATCATCACCATCAGCAGCAGAGATCTAACGGCGGAGATTTTCAGATGAGTAATGGGGATCATCATCACGACGTAGACCGGGACATGAGGGAGCTGAGGGAGCTCTTCTCGAAGCTCAACCCCATGGCGGAGGAGTTCGTGCCGCCGTCACTGGCTAACGGCCATGGACTCAATGCTGGGTTTGTTAACATGGCACTGATGATGCAGAACGGGAACAGAAATGGACAAGCTAATGGCTTTCTTGGTCGACGG AGAAACAATCAAGGGAAACGGAGAATCAATAGCAGGACTAGTCAAGCGCAACGAGAAGATAGAATCCGAAGGACTGTGTACGTGTCTGACATTGATCAACAG GTCACTGAGGAACAGCTTGCAGCTCTCTTTGTTACTTGTGGGCAG GTTGTTGACTGCCGAATTTGCGGTGATCCTAACTCTGTTCTCCGTTTTGCCTTTATTGAGTTCACTGACGAAG ATGGTGCACGAGCTGCTTTGAGTCTCGCCGGGACAATGCTTGGATTCTACCCTGTTAGGGTGCTGCCCTCAAAGACAGCTATTGCACCTGTTAACCCCACATTCTTGCCTAGG ACTGAAGACGAACGTGAGATGTGTGCAAGAACTATCTATTGTACAAATATTGACAAaaag GTTACTCAAGCTGATGTCAAACTCTTTTTTGAATCTGTCTGTGGAGAG GTTTATCGTTTGAGGCTGCTAGGGGACTATCACCACTCTACTCGCATTGCCTTTGTTGAGTTTGTGATG GCTGAAAGTGCAATCGCTGCTCTCAACTGTAGTGGTGTGGTTTTGGGATCGTTGCCAATCAG GGTAAGTCCATCAAAGACACCTGTTCGTCCACGCGCTCCTCGCCTTCCAATACATTGA